From the Candidatus Thorarchaeota archaeon genome, one window contains:
- the tkt gene encoding transketolase encodes MPESESIHEKAINTIRFLSADAVQRANSGHPGMPMGSATIAYTLWRRHLRYNPKNPEWPDRDRFILSGGHGSMLLYSLLHLTGYDLSLEDIKKFRQWGSPTPGHPECHETPGVEVTTGPLGQGFGNAVGMAIAEKHLAAVFNRDNHEIIDHYTYVLATDGDMMEGISSEGGSLAGHLKLGKLIVLYDDNEISIDGSTDITFTEDVRKRFEAFGWHIQTVENGNDIEAIDTAIKKAKEDSRPSLIACQTHIGYGMPNKQDTAKAHGEPPGEDELEGAKENLGWPLEPRFYIPEEVLEHFRQAVPQGEKLEKEWKAQIDEYAQKHPELAEEFNRRMKGELPDGWDVDLPRYAEDDGKLATRVPSGHVINALAQHVPELIGGSADLTPSNKTWIDESTALQADNPEGRNIHFGVREHVMATIVNGMAAHGGIKPYGATFLIFSDYMRPAIRMSALSRHNSLWIFTHDSIGLGEDGPTHQPVEQLASLRAIPNLVVIRPCDANEVVEGWKFGMKRTEGPTAFAFTRQKVPILNRDEYTKAEGLQKGAYVLADLGNEDPQLLLMASGSEVHLIVEAGKELAEEGISVRLVSFPSWELFQQQAEEYRKSVLPPNITARLAVEAGVSQGWERWVGENGDIIGVEKFGSSAPYKVIFEKYGFTVRNVINRAKALVEK; translated from the coding sequence CTCTCGGGGGGGCACGGATCCATGCTCCTATACTCATTGCTCCACCTTACAGGGTACGACTTAAGTTTGGAAGATATCAAAAAATTCAGGCAGTGGGGAAGTCCAACTCCAGGTCATCCTGAGTGTCATGAGACTCCAGGTGTGGAAGTGACAACAGGACCACTCGGGCAGGGATTCGGTAACGCTGTTGGAATGGCCATTGCAGAAAAACATCTAGCAGCAGTATTCAATCGAGATAACCATGAGATCATTGACCATTATACATATGTTCTGGCAACCGATGGCGATATGATGGAGGGTATTAGCTCCGAAGGGGGTTCCTTGGCGGGTCACCTCAAACTGGGCAAGCTAATAGTTCTGTATGATGATAATGAGATTTCTATCGATGGAAGCACAGATATTACATTTACAGAGGATGTAAGGAAACGCTTTGAGGCCTTTGGCTGGCACATACAGACCGTTGAGAATGGCAATGACATCGAAGCTATTGATACTGCAATAAAGAAAGCCAAAGAGGATTCAAGGCCTTCACTGATAGCCTGTCAAACCCATATCGGATATGGTATGCCAAACAAACAGGATACCGCCAAGGCTCATGGAGAGCCACCTGGTGAGGACGAACTGGAAGGAGCAAAAGAGAACCTTGGATGGCCGCTTGAACCTCGTTTCTATATCCCGGAAGAGGTGCTTGAACATTTCAGACAAGCTGTCCCACAGGGAGAGAAGCTAGAGAAAGAATGGAAAGCACAAATCGATGAATATGCACAGAAACATCCTGAACTAGCTGAGGAGTTTAATCGCCGCATGAAAGGGGAACTTCCTGACGGATGGGATGTGGACCTTCCACGCTATGCCGAAGATGATGGAAAGCTTGCAACGAGGGTTCCATCGGGTCACGTTATCAATGCTCTTGCTCAACACGTTCCCGAACTGATTGGTGGTTCCGCAGACCTAACACCATCAAATAAGACATGGATAGACGAAAGCACAGCCTTGCAGGCAGATAATCCAGAAGGGCGAAACATCCATTTTGGAGTACGAGAGCATGTTATGGCAACCATAGTCAATGGAATGGCAGCTCATGGCGGTATCAAACCATACGGAGCCACGTTCCTCATTTTCTCCGATTACATGCGACCAGCAATCAGGATGTCAGCGCTTTCTCGTCATAACAGCCTGTGGATTTTCACCCATGACAGTATTGGATTGGGAGAAGATGGGCCAACTCATCAGCCGGTGGAGCAATTAGCTTCCCTTCGAGCTATTCCCAATCTGGTAGTAATTCGTCCCTGTGATGCAAATGAAGTCGTGGAGGGCTGGAAGTTCGGAATGAAGCGAACAGAAGGCCCGACCGCATTCGCGTTTACTCGTCAGAAAGTCCCAATTCTTAATCGTGATGAATATACCAAAGCAGAAGGCCTTCAGAAGGGGGCATATGTCCTCGCAGACCTTGGCAACGAGGACCCCCAGCTACTACTGATGGCTTCGGGGTCCGAGGTGCACCTTATTGTGGAAGCGGGAAAGGAGCTCGCAGAAGAAGGAATCAGCGTTAGACTGGTTTCGTTCCCAAGCTGGGAATTGTTCCAACAACAGGCCGAAGAGTATCGCAAATCTGTCCTTCCACCGAACATAACAGCAAGACTAGCAGTTGAAGCAGGTGTGTCACAAGGATGGGAACGCTGGGTGGGAGAAAATGGAGACATCATCGGTGTTGAGAAGTTTGGCTCTTCTGCACCCTACAAAGTCATTTTTGAGAAGTACGGATTTACCGTTCGGAATGTCATCAACAGAGCAAAAGCATTGGTAGAGAAATAG
- a CDS encoding HEAT repeat domain-containing protein, with the protein MPDAHLLSGLKQDIASLRSDRLRERIIIACNHKGGQEIIDALEILSEEDFSYKWGYLRRTLFEALRISHLACIDAKPIDILTSAYRTDERCFFNYIEEVALKNLRKQVEIGNTFFIDVEELVETQAAILIPQIASTRIEHLRSVCQEGFDSQRFVQSYYGFKLTTSEVRNNGFGEKLIEHLNRLGIVLSSDICPVDFDFEIERVKFDNVSDRMEKILCEILRLTGNNSGERTKAAQSLGIIGDSRAEPYLCAATEDKYPWVKKAAIEALGSIRLSSSIPVLVECLYDLESSVREKAANTIAKFEEKAIPYLLNVLKNDREVHFENALEEAKKSHPRSLDSFAAALLHRDSEAKQLARKVLNDLGHVVTKSPKSGGK; encoded by the coding sequence TTGCCTGATGCACATCTACTCTCTGGGTTGAAGCAGGATATCGCTTCTTTACGTTCTGACCGTCTTAGAGAACGCATTATCATTGCATGTAATCATAAAGGGGGCCAAGAAATCATCGACGCCTTAGAGATTCTTTCTGAGGAAGATTTCAGCTACAAGTGGGGCTATCTAAGGCGGACACTTTTTGAAGCTCTACGAATTTCACATCTTGCTTGTATTGATGCAAAACCAATTGATATACTTACATCTGCATATCGTACAGATGAACGTTGTTTTTTCAACTATATTGAAGAAGTAGCGTTGAAGAATCTTAGAAAACAGGTGGAGATTGGCAACACGTTTTTCATAGATGTGGAAGAGCTTGTAGAAACACAAGCCGCGATTCTCATTCCCCAAATAGCTTCAACACGTATTGAGCATTTACGTTCTGTTTGCCAAGAGGGCTTCGATTCCCAGAGATTTGTACAGAGCTATTATGGTTTCAAACTCACAACTTCAGAAGTTCGAAACAATGGCTTTGGTGAGAAACTCATTGAGCATCTCAACAGGCTAGGGATTGTCTTATCCTCTGATATATGCCCTGTCGACTTTGATTTTGAAATCGAACGCGTGAAATTTGACAACGTTTCCGATAGGATGGAAAAGATACTCTGTGAAATACTTCGTCTCACAGGTAATAACTCCGGTGAACGGACCAAGGCAGCTCAGTCTCTGGGGATCATTGGTGATTCTCGTGCAGAACCGTATCTATGTGCGGCGACTGAAGATAAGTATCCTTGGGTGAAGAAGGCAGCAATAGAGGCACTTGGAAGTATTCGCCTGTCATCAAGTATTCCGGTACTGGTAGAGTGTCTTTATGATTTGGAATCGAGTGTGCGAGAGAAGGCGGCAAACACCATCGCCAAATTCGAAGAGAAGGCAATTCCGTATCTTCTCAATGTCCTGAAGAATGATCGGGAGGTACACTTCGAGAATGCTTTGGAGGAGGCCAAGAAATCCCACCCTCGATCTCTCGATAGTTTCGCTGCTGCTCTGCTGCATCGAGATTCAGAAGCCAAACAGCTGGCGAGAAAGGTTCTGAATGACCTTGGCCATGTTGTTACAAAGAGCCCCAAATCAGGTGGAAAATGA
- a CDS encoding rubrerythrin: protein MPEFADTFSGLANDRKLTHSELVRAIRYMIAAEYEAIQLYMQLAESTDDELAKEVLIDIADEERVHAGEFLRLLYHLEPDEQDFYAEGIEEVEEEIEDLGLE from the coding sequence ATGCCTGAATTTGCAGACACTTTTTCTGGATTGGCTAACGACCGAAAGCTTACGCATTCGGAACTTGTACGCGCAATTCGATACATGATTGCTGCTGAATACGAAGCCATACAACTCTACATGCAGCTTGCAGAATCAACCGATGACGAATTGGCAAAGGAAGTATTGATTGATATTGCTGATGAAGAACGTGTTCACGCCGGTGAATTCCTGCGCCTACTCTATCATCTTGAACCCGACGAACAGGATTTCTATGCTGAAGGCATAGAAGAGGTAGAAGAGGAAATAGAAGACCTGGGGTTGGAATAA
- a CDS encoding methyltransferase domain-containing protein, which translates to MGQNKTGKESDDGVLQWHEMKDMWQLMAPVVFPPSLLDTTESDVQGLINLLDLHPTDRVLDLCCGYGRHALELSSRGYDVVGVDINDYFIEQARTAASEEDLPAEFRIGDMREFCKPDSFDAAINMYGSFGYFADYSDEILVLKNIYKSLHSPGKLLIDFWGKGIVLELFPRTSEMETGRGVYVIESNIIENETKLRTSWKLLDRNGIWHEWVSVQNLYSAAELAEMLEECGFSGMRTYGSFKGTEYNTNAERLIITALKQ; encoded by the coding sequence TTGGGTCAGAACAAGACGGGAAAAGAATCAGACGATGGCGTGCTACAGTGGCACGAAATGAAAGACATGTGGCAGCTGATGGCGCCTGTAGTGTTCCCCCCTAGCTTGCTTGATACGACTGAATCTGATGTACAAGGTTTGATTAATCTATTAGATTTACATCCAACAGATCGGGTCTTGGATTTATGCTGCGGATATGGAAGACATGCCCTAGAACTGTCTAGTCGGGGTTACGATGTCGTTGGTGTGGATATCAATGATTATTTCATTGAACAGGCCCGGACAGCGGCTTCCGAGGAGGATTTGCCAGCCGAGTTTCGTATAGGAGACATGCGGGAATTTTGCAAGCCTGACTCTTTTGACGCGGCAATCAATATGTACGGCTCTTTTGGTTATTTTGCAGATTATAGTGATGAGATACTTGTACTCAAGAACATCTACAAATCCTTGCACAGTCCGGGAAAGCTGCTCATTGATTTTTGGGGCAAAGGAATTGTTCTTGAATTGTTCCCACGAACAAGTGAAATGGAGACCGGACGTGGTGTTTATGTCATTGAAAGCAACATCATCGAAAACGAAACAAAGCTGAGGACCTCTTGGAAGCTGCTTGACAGGAATGGCATCTGGCATGAATGGGTCTCTGTGCAGAACTTGTATTCTGCTGCCGAACTTGCCGAAATGCTGGAAGAATGCGGTTTCTCGGGTATGAGAACCTACGGCAGTTTCAAGGGTACTGAGTATAACACAAACGCTGAACGGCTTATCATAACCGCTCTGAAACAGTAA
- the cadA gene encoding cadmium-translocating P-type ATPase: MSVDSDAYCAYCAADEAKNTPSNLRQKYPVVAVSAIALIGGLVLEFASFPIHVYYAAYLVSMLSAGRWVIPAGLRGAAQAHLDINFLMTFAAIGAMLIGAPAEGASVMLLFSIAELLEEKSSERVRTEIESLLDLKPPSITVKTPAGEQCKSPEDVEVGDIITIRPGDKIGLDGQVVQGSSAVNQAPITGESMLVTKEVGDEVYAGTINGKGYLEIEVTKESGDTVLSKIIDYIEQARKEKAPAELTVTKFSHIYTPAVVGFSLGLTVITFLLGLSLPEAIYRGLSLLVISCPCAFAISIPVSMVSSITGSARDGVLVKASKYVERMSKVKTVAFDKTGTLTQAKLEVRDIHTIDANQDEVLEIAASLERMSEHPLAEAIVQESKDQELPLRTAYNFRSLPGRGIRAEIDGTVYLVGNRRLMEEKSISISEEGVGAVRTGTPVYVAKQSGHIGTLILADVLRPESKATIDALKEKGIRTVMLTGDHNSVAREIATELGIDEWRAELLPHEKVEAVKELGKEGPIIMVGDGVNDAPAMAAADAGISMGVISSDIALETSDIALMEDDLSRIPELLQRAKKTMGIVRNNVILSIGTKAVLGVLAIPGFVSLWIAIGLGDMGITLAVIANALRLAIRR; encoded by the coding sequence ATGTCTGTGGACTCTGATGCCTATTGTGCTTACTGCGCTGCAGATGAGGCAAAAAATACCCCGTCAAATCTCAGGCAGAAATACCCCGTTGTTGCTGTCTCGGCGATAGCACTCATTGGAGGTCTAGTATTGGAGTTTGCTTCTTTTCCAATACATGTCTATTATGCTGCATACCTCGTTTCTATGCTTTCTGCTGGTCGTTGGGTTATTCCTGCGGGGTTACGAGGTGCGGCACAGGCACATCTGGACATCAACTTCCTTATGACATTTGCAGCCATAGGGGCGATGCTCATTGGTGCCCCTGCTGAAGGCGCATCCGTCATGCTCCTGTTCTCCATAGCTGAGCTCCTTGAAGAGAAGTCCAGTGAACGGGTGCGGACTGAAATTGAGAGCTTACTTGATCTAAAACCTCCTAGTATCACTGTGAAAACACCTGCGGGCGAGCAGTGCAAATCTCCTGAAGATGTCGAAGTTGGAGACATCATAACTATTAGGCCTGGAGATAAGATAGGACTAGATGGCCAGGTGGTCCAGGGATCTTCCGCTGTAAATCAGGCGCCAATTACAGGTGAGTCCATGCTTGTTACCAAGGAAGTTGGCGATGAGGTGTATGCTGGTACCATCAACGGGAAGGGGTATTTGGAAATCGAAGTTACAAAGGAATCTGGTGATACAGTCCTATCCAAGATTATTGATTATATTGAACAGGCAAGGAAGGAAAAGGCACCTGCTGAACTGACAGTGACCAAGTTTTCCCATATCTACACTCCAGCTGTTGTTGGCTTCTCACTTGGCCTTACCGTAATCACCTTCTTGCTGGGACTATCTCTTCCTGAAGCAATTTATCGCGGTTTATCGTTGCTCGTTATCTCGTGTCCATGTGCTTTTGCAATTTCTATTCCGGTCAGTATGGTATCTTCCATAACTGGTTCCGCAAGAGATGGCGTTCTTGTGAAAGCCTCGAAGTATGTTGAACGAATGAGCAAGGTCAAGACGGTGGCTTTTGACAAAACCGGAACCCTTACTCAGGCCAAATTAGAGGTCAGAGATATTCATACAATAGACGCTAACCAAGATGAAGTTCTTGAAATCGCAGCGTCATTGGAACGCATGTCTGAACATCCTCTTGCGGAGGCCATTGTTCAAGAATCAAAGGACCAAGAATTACCTCTTAGAACAGCATACAATTTCCGCTCTCTGCCAGGACGGGGCATTCGCGCCGAAATCGATGGCACCGTATATCTGGTTGGAAATCGCAGATTGATGGAGGAGAAATCTATCTCCATCTCAGAGGAAGGCGTGGGTGCTGTACGTACCGGAACACCCGTATACGTTGCCAAACAGTCAGGGCACATAGGAACTCTGATTCTTGCGGATGTATTGCGGCCTGAGAGTAAAGCTACTATTGACGCGCTGAAGGAAAAGGGAATTCGAACTGTTATGCTAACTGGCGACCACAATTCAGTTGCGCGTGAGATAGCAACTGAACTAGGAATTGATGAATGGCGAGCAGAATTGCTCCCTCACGAGAAAGTCGAAGCTGTGAAGGAGCTTGGCAAAGAAGGACCAATTATCATGGTGGGTGATGGAGTTAATGACGCTCCTGCTATGGCTGCAGCAGATGCTGGTATCTCAATGGGGGTCATATCAAGTGATATTGCCCTCGAAACGTCAGACATCGCACTTATGGAGGATGATCTCTCCAGAATACCTGAGCTTCTGCAGCGTGCGAAGAAGACAATGGGTATCGTTCGGAATAACGTGATACTCTCAATTGGAACGAAAGCTGTCCTAGGAGTGCTGGCGATTCCGGGTTTTGTTAGCCTTTGGATTGCAATCGGCCTAGGTGATATGGGCATAACCCTAGCAGTAATAGCTAATGCCCTTAGATTGGCAATACGACGTTAA
- a CDS encoding winged helix-turn-helix transcriptional regulator has translation MKAGTESITATPELEPEEIADIVKIFKALADKSRLQIINNLAEDRRLCVSDIANQLDMSVSNVSHHLGKLEDLGFVSYEKEGKEVYYHLDDECVRDILWRARDHVCGL, from the coding sequence ATGAAAGCCGGAACAGAATCAATAACTGCTACGCCTGAGCTTGAACCTGAGGAAATCGCCGACATTGTCAAGATTTTCAAGGCTCTAGCAGACAAATCGAGGTTACAAATTATCAACAATTTAGCAGAGGATAGGCGTCTTTGCGTATCTGATATTGCAAATCAGCTAGACATGTCAGTTAGCAATGTAAGTCATCATTTGGGCAAGCTTGAGGATCTTGGCTTCGTCAGTTATGAGAAGGAAGGCAAAGAAGTCTACTATCACCTAGACGACGAATGTGTGCGTGATATCCTTTGGCGGGCCAGAGATCATGTCTGTGGACTCTGA
- a CDS encoding SagB/ThcOx family dehydrogenase produces METKWRELPKPSLSGNMSIEEVLASRRTVRNFAERYIELKTVSQLLWALQGITQKGNAEREEDSFRTAPSAGRSYPLVVYLLYGDLWIYQPEEHALTLHKREDLRKTLAEAVLTRMNREAIEGAPLTVVVASDNKSIVELTPRVEDALCFTYLEAGHATQNLILQAWALGLGACTITSYKTAKAQRLLTLPLHHRPIYLIPLGIPNNHTSVSNGL; encoded by the coding sequence ATGGAAACGAAGTGGCGTGAATTGCCCAAACCCAGTCTTTCTGGCAACATGTCTATTGAGGAAGTCCTTGCGTCAAGACGGACGGTCCGAAATTTTGCTGAAAGGTATATTGAACTGAAAACCGTGTCGCAATTGCTATGGGCGCTACAAGGAATAACTCAGAAGGGAAATGCTGAGAGAGAAGAGGATTCATTTCGAACAGCGCCCTCAGCAGGCAGAAGCTATCCCCTAGTTGTTTACCTTCTATATGGCGATTTATGGATATATCAACCGGAAGAACATGCCTTAACCCTACACAAACGAGAAGATCTAAGAAAAACCCTAGCAGAAGCTGTCTTAACCAGAATGAATCGAGAAGCAATCGAGGGGGCCCCACTAACAGTAGTAGTAGCTTCGGATAACAAGTCCATAGTAGAGCTAACGCCGAGGGTGGAAGATGCTCTTTGTTTCACGTACTTAGAAGCGGGACATGCCACTCAGAATCTCATATTGCAGGCCTGGGCGCTTGGTCTTGGAGCGTGTACAATAACCAGCTACAAGACCGCTAAGGCACAGAGATTACTTACATTGCCACTACATCATCGGCCAATTTATCTGATACCTTTGGGCATCCCAAATAATCATACTAGTGTGAGTAATGGATTGTAG
- a CDS encoding MFS transporter encodes MDDEPLYMDANIRVVYGITLMAVMGVSSISPALPQISRVFEIGPEQVGLLITVFTLPGIFLTFGLGILADRFGRKRILVPSLLLFGFAGTACAFVGSFVMLMILRFIQGVGAAAIGSLTITLLGDLYSGERQKKAMLYNAGVLSIGTASYPSIGGALASLDWHFPFLLAFFAIPIAGLVTFKLETIEPEGAPDFGGYLRTAWKGIKNVEVIVMLFVSVMTFILLYGAHQTYVPILLDKEYGSSSLIIGIVMSSVSVATGLTSWFLAKYGHSYDGVKLLQAAFLVYCLVMLVIPLVNSLWLMLIPLTLFGAAQGMNIPTRQNLLAEVSSEEYRAAVMSLNGMALRGGQTLGPTIMGLAFLIGGLDLPFLLGAVFALFTFLVLTVTLRK; translated from the coding sequence ATGGATGATGAGCCACTGTATATGGATGCAAATATCAGGGTTGTATATGGCATCACTCTCATGGCCGTCATGGGGGTATCAAGTATTTCTCCTGCACTTCCGCAGATATCCCGTGTATTTGAGATAGGACCAGAGCAGGTGGGACTCCTAATCACGGTCTTCACTTTACCCGGAATCTTTCTGACATTCGGATTGGGAATACTAGCAGATCGATTTGGGAGGAAAAGGATACTTGTTCCATCGCTCTTGCTTTTCGGTTTTGCGGGAACTGCTTGCGCATTTGTTGGGTCATTTGTAATGTTGATGATACTTCGTTTCATCCAAGGAGTGGGGGCTGCTGCCATTGGTTCTTTGACTATTACACTTCTCGGAGACCTCTATTCTGGTGAGAGACAGAAGAAAGCGATGCTGTATAATGCGGGAGTACTGAGTATCGGTACCGCTTCCTATCCATCCATAGGAGGTGCCCTTGCATCCCTCGACTGGCATTTTCCATTTCTTCTAGCATTCTTTGCCATCCCCATAGCTGGCCTAGTGACATTCAAATTGGAAACTATTGAACCCGAGGGGGCACCAGATTTCGGCGGATATTTGAGAACTGCGTGGAAGGGTATCAAAAATGTGGAAGTCATTGTCATGCTATTCGTCAGCGTCATGACCTTCATTCTCCTATATGGGGCTCACCAGACCTATGTGCCTATTCTGTTAGATAAGGAATATGGCTCATCATCCTTAATCATCGGTATCGTTATGTCTAGCGTATCAGTAGCAACGGGTCTCACGTCGTGGTTTCTAGCCAAATATGGGCACAGCTACGATGGGGTTAAGCTATTACAGGCAGCCTTTCTCGTCTATTGTCTCGTGATGCTTGTAATCCCTCTTGTGAACAGCTTGTGGCTGATGCTAATTCCACTTACGCTGTTTGGTGCTGCACAGGGTATGAATATTCCAACAAGACAAAATCTTCTTGCCGAGGTTTCATCAGAAGAATACAGGGCCGCGGTCATGTCACTCAACGGCATGGCTCTGAGAGGGGGACAAACGCTGGGGCCGACCATTATGGGGCTGGCATTCCTAATAGGGGGTTTGGATTTGCCATTCCTTTTGGGGGCTGTATTTGCCCTATTCACATTCTTAGTTTTGACAGTCACTCTACGAAAATGA
- the tsaA gene encoding tRNA (N6-threonylcarbamoyladenosine(37)-N6)-methyltransferase TrmO, producing MNIKPIGVIRTPFTSSEGITIQAHMSDELGEVVLHSEYVSGLHSLNQFSHILLLYWFHQSKDPQMMVRPYLGDEARGLFSTRAPARPNPIGISVVEVVKMENDRIVFRGADMLDNTPLLDIKPFVPEFDHRPHATSGWLSQFLDDENTVKTADNRFEH from the coding sequence ATGAACATAAAACCAATCGGTGTGATACGAACACCTTTCACGTCCAGTGAAGGCATTACGATTCAAGCACATATGTCGGATGAACTTGGAGAGGTCGTACTTCACTCCGAATATGTTTCTGGCCTTCATTCTCTTAATCAGTTCTCCCACATACTACTCCTCTATTGGTTCCATCAATCAAAAGATCCACAGATGATGGTCCGCCCCTATTTAGGAGATGAAGCACGGGGCCTTTTCTCCACTAGGGCCCCAGCTAGACCTAATCCGATAGGCATCTCTGTGGTTGAGGTTGTGAAAATGGAGAACGATAGAATAGTTTTCCGCGGTGCAGACATGTTGGATAATACTCCCCTGTTGGATATCAAGCCCTTCGTACCTGAGTTCGATCATCGGCCGCATGCTACATCTGGCTGGCTTTCTCAGTTTCTTGATGATGAGAATACTGTCAAAACAGCTGATAATCGATTTGAGCATTAG
- a CDS encoding helix-turn-helix domain-containing protein: MIQSTFEISARDYYSCELTRKIPVRVLIVTISGPTGFGIVESLDDSGRFIEEYIDALRASDSVVEVSVTYKSPRVYWTRVTHQLDFPSIHETILECGSMTKLPIIIQDGIQKHSVLSPSRAHLGTLLKILRRRFTTAKIRLLRSNPLSLFESLLTEKQEEAILAAYRAGYYEIPHPITVSELASELGISRVAMQERLRRAENRIIESFVQQLKGQHNL, encoded by the coding sequence ATGATTCAGAGCACCTTTGAAATCAGTGCGAGAGACTACTACTCTTGTGAGCTTACTCGAAAGATACCCGTTCGAGTTTTGATTGTGACAATTAGTGGCCCCACTGGTTTTGGGATTGTTGAGAGTCTTGATGATAGTGGAAGATTCATTGAAGAATACATAGATGCCCTCCGTGCTTCCGATAGTGTCGTGGAGGTATCTGTGACTTACAAGTCGCCCAGAGTTTATTGGACCCGGGTAACCCATCAGCTAGACTTCCCCTCGATTCATGAGACGATACTTGAATGCGGTAGCATGACCAAACTTCCGATCATAATCCAAGATGGTATTCAGAAGCATTCAGTACTATCTCCATCAAGAGCGCACCTTGGAACACTTTTGAAAATTCTCAGAAGGCGCTTCACTACCGCCAAGATTCGATTGCTGAGATCCAATCCCCTAAGCCTATTTGAGTCACTTCTAACCGAAAAACAAGAGGAAGCCATTCTTGCAGCATACCGGGCAGGATATTATGAGATTCCTCACCCTATTACGGTAAGTGAGCTTGCTAGTGAACTTGGCATCAGTAGGGTTGCCATGCAGGAGCGTCTGAGACGGGCTGAGAATAGAATAATAGAATCATTTGTTCAACAACTAAAAGGTCAACACAATCTATGA
- a CDS encoding EamA family transporter encodes MASLEALVVTILWSSSYVIIKLGLEEVPPLLFSGLRYSVASVVLIGFVLSQGRYRKQIVSKEKTWWGIIAVYGVIFVAFTQGAHYVALSLLPAITESMLLNLTPVIVLLMGIIFLDETPTKGQLLLIFIGLVGILIYFFPLNLPLVQVIGLFVAIGELLANALSSLLGRKINRDSIDHPVVITSLSMGIGSVVLLLSGIILEGMVPISPISLAYILWLAIINTAFAFTLWNKAMRVLRAVDVSLINSTMLPQIVILSVLFLGEMPDILDWIGLVLLALSIALIQITQAKRKGAVKG; translated from the coding sequence ATGGCGTCCCTCGAAGCACTAGTCGTTACAATACTCTGGTCTTCATCATATGTCATCATCAAACTCGGCCTTGAAGAAGTACCACCCCTCCTTTTCTCAGGACTTCGGTATTCGGTTGCATCAGTTGTGCTCATTGGTTTCGTTTTGTCTCAAGGACGCTATAGAAAACAGATTGTTAGCAAGGAGAAAACATGGTGGGGGATTATTGCGGTTTACGGAGTTATATTCGTGGCATTTACTCAAGGAGCTCATTACGTTGCATTATCCCTTCTTCCTGCTATCACGGAGTCTATGCTACTCAATCTGACGCCTGTAATTGTACTCCTCATGGGGATCATATTTCTAGATGAAACACCAACGAAAGGACAGCTGCTTCTTATTTTCATTGGGTTAGTCGGCATTCTAATCTACTTCTTTCCATTGAACTTGCCATTGGTACAGGTTATCGGGTTGTTTGTTGCAATAGGTGAATTACTGGCTAACGCATTGTCATCTCTACTGGGAAGAAAAATTAACAGAGATAGTATCGACCATCCCGTAGTGATTACTAGTCTCAGTATGGGTATTGGTTCCGTTGTTCTCCTACTCTCAGGCATAATCCTGGAAGGAATGGTCCCCATATCGCCAATTAGTCTAGCATATATTCTCTGGCTAGCAATCATAAATACCGCCTTTGCCTTCACCCTGTGGAACAAAGCCATGCGGGTATTGAGGGCAGTAGATGTTTCTCTCATAAATAGCACAATGCTCCCCCAGATCGTCATCTTGTCCGTTCTTTTCCTAGGAGAAATGCCCGACATTCTTGACTGGATCGGGCTTGTACTGCTCGCTCTAAGCATCGCGCTTATTCAGATTACCCAAGCGAAAAGAAAGGGAGCTGTTAAAGGGTGA